One region of Kwoniella newhampshirensis strain CBS 13917 chromosome 6, whole genome shotgun sequence genomic DNA includes:
- a CDS encoding eukaryotic translation initiation factor 3 subunit A has protein sequence MPPIYVKPENALKRSEELLALGTPQSQQQAFENLVEVFQSKRFKHTPITVLEPIAIKFVDLCVLLNRKAHARAALVVYKNAAQTTSVPSIEKVLNHFIAQAEGRLSTAVEQAKTEVAALGDVSVVDDDLPLQPASILLDTFVDSAGDKERIERRLIAPAQKFCWDAYDICLDIAKSNDRLEVIYQSIAHRAFDFCKVHQRKTDFRRLCEQRLRKDLANAAKYGHQQHAINLSDPETLTRFLDTRFLQLETAVELELWQEAFRSVEDVHGLVAGRKSTKPSMMANYYEKLTQIFKAEGGKQTAVFHAAAWARYFQHAERAGIVNDKASGCVLLSALAVPLGEVESKQRLVALLNLPKMPTREALVRDAAAKHLKRVPADLRQIYHILEADFQPTTACKVLAPLITSLSADYQPYLPALREVVLSRLVQELAQVYDTVTLSHILNLVKPFDNTPWSTDMSSLEKFLMTACQRGDINASVDHVAQTITFVSSTAEPNRLSNLAICLYNTIQYLNPAPVTSRADAFATAIAQAEEERKAVAHRRQIVTKRRELMEEANLRRQKEESTALAEKLKAKAEEDARRAKEAAKQAEIDRVRKQINETKEAEAKQLAASLAAKGALKVDISNIQDLDSSKLVAMQVEQLAKEKKEFAERLRIVGKRVDHLERAFRKEERPLLAEDYERQKAEDKITHERANVQAREQAIANQKAVLELKNRLGRMMPDYLEAREKVESQREEEFKISREKARRKIEEEKEKLKKAIIERRKKDKERREKEQAEEEERERQEREEAEQRAAEEAALEEEEARAAAEIEARKAEAAERAQKLREEREAERAKLDEIARKQREREEEAERRRAERASGGGASAYRRPEPASGAATPPALAPTTVKAGGWRERAAAKAAGGGAPASESPASSPAPSSPAKASASPAPAAAPPVNGEAAPERGGVYRRGMGIRGGRGGGANTPPSTRGGASGGSKW, from the exons ATGCCTCCCATCTACGTCAAACCCGAAAATGCGCTCAAG CGCTCCGAAGAGCTGCTTGCTCTCGGTACCCCCCAGTCTCAGCAACAGGCCTTTGAGAACCTTGTAGAAGTGTTCCAGTC CAAACGATTCAAGCACACTCCCATCACCGTCCTCGAGCCCATCGCTATCAAGTTCGTCGACCTTTGTGTCCTGCTTAATCGAAAAGCTCATGCTCGTGCCGCTCTCGTCGTCTACAAGAACGCTGCGCAAACCACGTCCGTCCCCTCGATCGAAAAGGTCTTGAACCACTTTATCGCTCAAGCTGAGGGACGCCTGTCTACCGCTGTCGAACAGGCCAAGACCGAGGTGGCAGCTCTTGGCGACGTTTCTgttgtcgatgacgatcttccccttcagCCCGCTtctatcctcctcgacacTTTCGTGGACAGTGCCGGTGATAAGGAGCGAATTGAGCGACGTCTCATCGCCCCCGCTCAGAAGTTCTGTTGGGATGCTTACGACATCTGTCTCGATATCGCCAAGAGCAATGACAGGCTCGAGGTCATCTACCAATCCATCGCCCACCGAGCTTTCGATTTCTGCAAGGTCCACCAACGAAAGACCGACTTCCGACGTCTCTGTGAGCAGCGTCTCCGAAAGGATCTCGCCAATGCCGCCAAGTACGGTCATCAGCAACATGCCATCAATCTTTCCGATCCCGAGACTCTCACTCGTTTCCTCGACACTCGATTCCTCCAACTCGAGACTGccgtcgagctcgagctctgGCAGGAGGCTTTCCGATCGGTCGAGGATGTTCACGGTCTCGTTGCTGGACGAAAATCGACCAAGCCCTCTATGATGGCCAATTACTACGAAAAGTTGACCCAGATCTTCAAGGCTGAGGGTGGAAAGCAGACTGCTGTCTTCCATGCCGCTGCTTGGGCGAGATACTTCCAGCACGCTGAGCGAGCTGGCATCGTCAATGACAAGGCTTCTGGTTGTGTCCTGCTTAGTGCCCTTGCCGTTCCCCTTGGTGAGGTGGAGAGCAAGCAACGATTAGttgctcttctcaaccttccCAAGATGCCCACTCGAGAGGCACTCGTCCGCGATGCCGCTGCCAAGCACCTCAAGCGAGTCCCTGCCGACCTTCGTCAGATCTACCACATACTCGAGGCCGACTTCCAACCCACCACTGCTTGCAAGGTCCTTGctcctctcatcacttCGCTTTCTGCTGACTACCAACCCTACCTTCCTGCTCTTCGAGAGGTTGTCTTGTCCCGATTAGTGCAAGAGCTCGCCCAGGTCTACGACACTGTCACCCTCTCTCACATCCTCAACCTTGTCAAACCATTTGACAACACCCCTTGGTCCACCGACATGTCCTCCCTCGAGAAATTCCTGATGACCGCTTGTCAACGTGGTGACATCAACGCTTCTGTTGACCATGTCGCTCAGACCATCACCTTCGTCAGCAGCACTGCCGAGCCCAACCGACTTTCCAACCTGGCCATCTGCCTCTACAACACCATTCAATACCTCAACCCCGCCCCTGTCACTTCCCGTGCCGACGCTTTCGCTACGGCTATTGCCCAGgctgaggaagagcgaaAGGCTGTTGCTCATCGACGACAAATCGTCACCAAGCGACGAGAGCTCATGGAGGAGGCCAACCTGCGAagacagaaggaggagtcgaCTGCCCTCGCTGAGAAGCTCAAAGCTAAGGCCGAGGAGGACGCCAGACGAGCCAAGGAGGCAGCGAAGCAGGCCGAGATTGACCGAGTCCGAAAGCAGATCAACGAGACCAAGGAGGCTGAGGCCAAACAACTGGCCGCGAGTCTAGCCGCCAAGGGTGCTCTTAAGGTCGACATCTCCAACATCCAGGATCTTGATTCGAGCAAGCTTGTGGCCATGCAAGTCGAGCAGCTcgccaaggagaagaaggagttcGCAGAGCGACTTCGTATCGTTGGCAAGAGGGTTGATCACCTTGAGCGTGCTTTCCGAAAGGAAGAGCGACCACTTCTTGCTGAAGACTACGAGCGACAGAAGGCCGAGGACAAGATCACGCACGAGCGCGCAAACGTCCAAGCGCGTGAACAGGCGATCGCAAACCAGAAGGCCGTATTGGAGCTCAAAAACAGGTTGGGTAGAATGATGCCCGACTATCTTGaggcgagggagaaggtggagagtCAACGCGAGGAGGAGTTCAAGATTTCTAGGGAGAAGGCCAGGAGAaagattgaggaggagaaggagaagttgaagaaggcCATCATTGAGAGGCGAAAGAAGGAcaaagagaggagagagaaggagcaggcagaggaagaggagcgagagagacaggaacgag AGGAAGCCGAGCAACGTGCTGCCGAAGAGGCTGCcctggaagaggaggaagctcgagctgctgctgagatcgaagcCCGAAAGGCTGAAGCCGCCGAACGAGCCCAGAAACTCCGAGAGGAACGGGAAGCCGAACGAGCCAagctggacgagatcgCGCGAAAGCaacgagagcgagaagaggaggcggagCGACGACGAGCGGAACGAGCgagcggtggtggagcAAGTGCATATCGAAGACCAGAGCCTGCTTCAGGTGCTGCTACTCCTCCTGCTTTGGCACCAACTACCGTCAAGGctggaggatggagagagagggcCGCCGCCAAAGCTGCTGGTGGCGGTGCGCCTGCAAGCGAGTCACCGGCATCATCGCCTGCCCCTTCATCGCCTGCTAAGGCTTCCGCATcccctgctcctgctgctgcaCCACCAGTGAACGGTGAGGCCGCGCCCGAGAGAGGCGGTGTGTACAGGAGAGGTATGGGTATCcgaggaggtagaggaggTGGCGCGAACACCCCTCCCTCAACGCGAGGTGGTGCCTCTGGCGGGTCTAAGTGGTAG
- a CDS encoding ribonucleoside-diphosphate reductase large chain, whose protein sequence is MVMLVFKRDGRREPVAFDKINKLSYGLDSNFVEPAMITMRVVQGCHNLITTVELDNLAAETAAYLTTKHPDYAILAARIAISNLHKETKKVFSQVVSDLYHWINPKTGKAAPMISDEVYQIVMDNKDVLDSAVIYDRDFAYNYFGFKTLERSYLLRINGKIVERPQHMIMRVAVGIHGSNIDKVIETYNLMSERYFTHASPTLFNAGTPHAQMSSCFLVAMKDDSIDGIYDTLKTCAQISKTAGGIGLHIHNIRAKGSYIAGTNGYSNGIVPMLRAFDATARYVDQGGNKRPGAFAIYLEPWHADVFDFLDLRKNHGKEEVRARDLFYALWISDLFMKRVEADADWTLMCPAECPGLADVHSEEFEKLYESYEKAGKGKKTIKAQKLWFAILEAQTETGGPFMLYKDAANSKSNQQHLGTIKSSNLCTEIIEYSAPDEVAVCNLASLALPAFVDMDKRVYDFKKLHDITKVVTKNLDQVINRNYYPVPEARNSNMRHRPVGLGVQGLADAFMALRMPFDSPAARELNIQIFETIYHAALEASCELAQELGKYETYEGSPISQGKLQFDLWGRTPTDLWDWTELRGKIAEHGVRNSLLVAPMPTASTSQILGWNECFEPYTSMLYARRVLSGDFQVVCPWLLRDLINLGLWDDNMKNLIIAAGGSIQNIPTIPAELKAIYKTVWEISQKAVIDLAADRGAFIDQSQSLNIHLSNPSFSQLTSMHFYGWKRGLKTGIYYLRTRPSANAIQFTIDASTLKQAKSLAAGNKPPISASASADPLVAPMKQISIATTASSHVVPQPSPSPAAPESRSDSPKPSEEEEISYEEAKRRAEERAEAALQCSIDNKDACVMCSG, encoded by the exons ATGGTTATGCTAGTATTCAAACGCGATGGCCGTCGAGAGCCCG TTGCCTTCGACAAG ATCAACAAACTGTCTTACGGACTGGATAGCAATTTCGTCGAACCAGCGATGATCACCATGCGGGTGGTCCAGGGATGTCACAATCTGATAAC CACCGTCGAGCTAGAC AACCTTGCTGCCGAGACCGCAGCCTACTTGACGACAAAACATCCGGACTACGCCATCCTTGCTGCCCGAATCGCCATCTCCAACCTTCACAAAGAGACCAAGAAGGTCTTCTCTCAAGTCGTGTCTGACCTGTACCACTGGATCAACCCTAAGACCGGCAAGGCCGCCCCTATGATCTCTGACGAGGTCTATCAAATTGTCATGGACAACAAAGATGTCCTCGATTCTGCCGTCATATACGACCGTGACTTTGCGTACAACTACTTCGGTTTCAAAACCCTTGAGAGATCTTATCTTCTCCGAATCAACGGCAAGATCGTCGAGCGACCTCAACATATGATCATGCGAGTCGCCGTCGGTATCCACGGTTCCAACATCGACAAGGTCATTGAAACCTACAATCTCATGTCTGAGAGATATTTCACCCACGCATCTCCCACT CTTTTTAACGCTGGTACTCCCCACGCTCAAATGTCCTCTTGCTTCCTCGTTGCCATGAAGGACGACTCCATCGATGGTATCTACGACACTCTCAAGACCTGCGCTCAGATATCCAAAACCGCTGGTGGTATAGGTCTTCACATTCACAACATCCGAGCCAAGGGTTCATACATCGCCGGAACCAACGGCTACTCCAACGGTATCGTTCCCATGCTTCGAGCTTTCGACGCTACTGCCCGATACGTCGACCAAGGCGGAAACAAGCGTCCCGGTGCCTTCGCTATCTACCTCGAGCCTTGGCACGCCGACGTCTTCGATTTCCTCGACTTGAGAAAGAACCACGGCAAAGAGGAAGTTCGAGCCCGAGACCTCTTCTACGCTCTCTGGATCTCCGATCTTTTCATGAAGCGAGTCGAAGCCGATGCCGACTGGACCCTCATGTGTCCCGCAGAGTGTCCGGGCCTTGCCGATGTTCACTCCGAGGAGTTCGAGAAGCTCTATGAGAGCTATGAGAAGGCtggcaagggcaagaagaccATCAAGGCTCAAAAACTCTGGTTCGCCATTCTCGAGGCTCAAACCGAGACCGGTGGGCCCTTCATGCTTTACAAGGATGCTGCCAACTCCAAGTCCAACCAGCAGCACCTTGGTACTATCAAGTCCAGTAACTTGTGTACCGAGATTATCGAGTACTCCGCTCCTGATGAAGTTGCCGTCTGTAACCTTGCTTCTCTCGCCCTTCCTGCTTTCGTTGACATGGACAAGAGAGTATACGACTTCAAGAAGCTCCACGATATCACTAAGGTGGTCACGAAGAACCTCGACCAGGTCATTAACCGGAACTATTATCCGGTTCCCGAGGCCCGAAACTCCAACATGCGACACCGGCCCGTTGGTCTCGGTGTCCAGGGTCTCGCTGATGCCTTCATGGCTCTTCGAATGCCTTTCGATTCCCCAGCCGCTAGAGAGCTCAACatccagatcttcgagaCCATCTACCATGCAGCTCTTGAAGCTTCTTGCGAGCTGGCTCAGGAACTCGGCAAGTACGAGACATACGAAGGTTCCCCTATCTCCCAAGGCAAACTTCAGTTCGACCTCTGGGGCCGAACGCCCACCGACCTTTGGGATTGGACTGAGCTTAGAGGAAAGATTGCTGAGCACGGAGTGAGAAACTCACTTCTGGTTGCCCCCATGCCAACAGCTTCTACTTCCCAGATCTTGGGTTGGAACGAGTG CTTTGAACCCTACACATCGATGTTGTACGCCCGACGAGTTCTCTCCGGAGATTTCCAGGTCGTCTGTCCTTGGCTCCTTCGAGACCTCATCAACCTTGGTCTTTGGGACGACAACATGAAAaacctcatcatcgccgcTGGTGGTTCTATCCAGAACATCCCCACCATCCCTGCCGAGCTCAAGGCCATCTACAAGACTGTTTGGGAGATCTCTCAGAAGGCTGTGATTGATCTCGCTGCCGACCGAGGAGCCTTCATTGACCAGTCTCAATCCTTGAACATTCACCTTTCGaacccctccttctctcagctcacctcaatGCACTTCTACGGCTGGAAGCGAGGACTCAAGACCGGTATTTACTACCTCCGAACGCGACCCTCTGCCAATGCCATTCAGTTCACCATCGATGCTAGCACCCTTAAGCAAGCCAAATCTCTTGCTGCTGGTAACAAGCCTCCTATCAGCGCCTCTGCCTCCGCAGACCCTCTTGTTGCGCCCATGAAGCAGATCAGCATTGCTACCACTGCCTCTTCTCATGTTGTTCCCCAAccctcaccttcacccGCTGCGCCCGAGTCTCGATCAGACAGCCCCAAGCCcagtgaggaggaggaaatTTCGTACGAGGAGGCTAAGAGACgggcagaagagagagcgGAGGCTGCTCTGCAATGTAGTATCGACAACAAGGATGCTTGCGTCATGTGCTCTGGATAG